The following are encoded in a window of Terriglobales bacterium genomic DNA:
- a CDS encoding TOBE domain-containing protein yields MPLSARNQLPGVIEEIQLGGVMAHIAVRVGEHIVESVITRRSAEELKLKKGDRVTVVIKSTEVMLQKD; encoded by the coding sequence ATGCCGCTTTCCGCACGGAACCAACTTCCTGGAGTCATCGAAGAAATCCAGCTCGGAGGCGTGATGGCGCATATCGCCGTTCGCGTTGGTGAGCATATTGTCGAGAGCGTGATTACTCGCCGCAGTGCGGAAGAGTTGAAGTTGAAGAAGGGCGACAGAGTGACCGTGGTGATCAAGTCCACGGAAGTCATGCTCCAGAAGGACTAA